A stretch of DNA from bacterium:
AAATGATTGAAAATAGACCTCCAGATTGCGAATCGGAGAGTGTTAAACAAGATGTAATATCAATATTTCAACAAAATAATCTTTATTACCCTTTTATTAATTCGGGCAGTATAAATAATATTGAATTAAGCTATCCAGCGGTGGAGGATTATAATAAAGAAGCAAAGAAATGGAGCTGCACGGGTACTATCGTAATGACTTCAAATGAGGATGGCTTTATTCCAACTGATACAAAAGGGGCAGACCATATATTTCTGCCTGATGACTATAATAAATATTTTATCGACAAATATAGGGGAGATAGCGATGGTGAGTGGCTAAAAAAAACTAAAGGTGATGGATATTATTTAAAATCTGAATATGCACGCAATCAATATCATACTTATAAATGTAATGTTAATTATACTTCACAATCATCAGAAGGCTCAAGCTTTGTAAAGTCGAATTATTGTATGAGCGAAGGTTTATGGGGAAAAAAAGAAGATACAGGAGAATTTACAGATTTAACCGTAGATAATAGTCCCATAGAAAAATTAAAACAAGAAGCACAACGGGCAGAAGCTAAAAAAATACAAGAAGAAAAAGGACGGGAACTAGTGCATTGTTAATTTAATTTATTAGGATAAAGTTTTTTTAACTTAATTC
This window harbors:
- a CDS encoding zinc ribbon domain-containing protein, translated to MQEKEFDSEYCYNCETPLLYPKKPCPNCGYKNNDKAAVSEAPILGALSKLDNVNNENNNLENIFCNNCGKECSIDEKFCKHCGNQLIKETPKQQKYFFFYFRSLMLMIFLFLIVLLIPRVLSSGISFWQDFQNNITKMIENRPPDCESESVKQDVISIFQQNNLYYPFINSGSINNIELSYPAVEDYNKEAKKWSCTGTIVMTSNEDGFIPTDTKGADHIFLPDDYNKYFIDKYRGDSDGEWLKKTKGDGYYLKSEYARNQYHTYKCNVNYTSQSSEGSSFVKSNYCMSEGLWGKKEDTGEFTDLTVDNSPIEKLKQEAQRAEAKKIQEEKGRELVHC